One part of the Rutidosis leptorrhynchoides isolate AG116_Rl617_1_P2 chromosome 1, CSIRO_AGI_Rlap_v1, whole genome shotgun sequence genome encodes these proteins:
- the LOC139885586 gene encoding uncharacterized protein codes for MIDSKTVMSQVQDLELLLHDIHSEGMKMCESLQVASIIEKLSPGWVDFKNYLKHKKKEMTVEDLIVRLRIEEDNKLALKNTYSNYSSKANVIEVGQSSKGKTNVKNKGKFENLGVKSGTFKKKFKCYNCGQPGHKATKCKQPKQEAPRQANMMDEDMDLVAMVFDITSMISEVNLVGSDVKGWWVDTGATRHVSSDRKLFNTLVEVR; via the coding sequence ATGATTGATTCAAAAACCGTAATGAGTCAAGTACAAGATCTTGAACTTCTTTTGCATGATATACATTCCGAGGGGATGAAAATGTGTGAGTCGCTTCAAGTGGCATCGATAATTGAGAAGTTATCACCTGGTTGGGTAGACTTTAAGAACTACCTTAAACATAAGAAGAAAGAGATGACCGTGGAAGATCTGATTGTTCGTCTTCGAATTGAAGAAGATAACAAGTTAGCTTTGAAGAACACTTACTCTAATTATTCTTCCAAGGCTAATGTTATTGAGGTGGGACAATCTTCCAAAGGCAAGACTAATGTAAAGAACAAGGGTAAGTTTGAGAACCTTGGTGTTAAAAGTGGAACTTTCAAGAAGAAGTTCAAGTGTTATAATTGTGGCCAGCCGGGTCACAAAGCTACTAAGTGCAAACAGCCGAAACAAGAGGCCCCGCGTCAAGCAAACATGATGGATGAAGACATGGACCTCGTGGCTATGGTTTTCGATATTACTTCCATGATTTCGGAAGTTAATCTTGTTGGATCTGATGTTAAAGGATGGTGGGTTGACACTGGAGCTACTCGCCATGTATCTTCCGATAGGAAACTCTTTAATACACTTGTAGAGGTGAGGTGA